A single window of Candidatus Flexicrinis affinis DNA harbors:
- a CDS encoding DUF58 domain-containing protein, which translates to MTTHSNRRNIIYIMISASLLGGLFTGESVLFNVAYLLGGLLFISLVWAVFAVRWVRISRRTHAQAAQVGKSIEEAFSVRNTAFLPKLWLEIRDHSTLPNHRASHVVPALPARGRYHWTVKTLCVSRGEFRLGGLTIVSGDPFGFFVSPRVIKGERRIVVFPEVVSMKRFALPAGFASGGETQRKRSPTITTNASGVRDYVPGDSINRIHWRSTARKEKLIVKEFEIDPIVDLWLFADFSAQTLVEDPSIHRINGIGPIIPRAPGIPPSTEEYVAVCSASIATHFLNSDRSVGFMAHIPTRRVLQPDRSRRQLNDMLEALSIARSLSEQTLERMLQMETQYFTRGTTLIIVTASVDPSWVPRAARLQRRGIRPSVVLVDAGSFNSLLTAEPVRAALRSAGIPFVAVRRGDDIGSVLSQKPQ; encoded by the coding sequence ATGACAACGCACTCCAACCGCCGCAACATTATCTACATCATGATTTCCGCCAGCTTGTTGGGCGGGCTTTTCACCGGCGAGTCGGTGCTGTTCAACGTAGCATATTTGTTAGGCGGGCTGTTATTCATCTCGCTTGTCTGGGCGGTCTTTGCCGTGAGATGGGTGCGGATTTCGCGACGCACGCATGCCCAAGCTGCTCAGGTCGGCAAGTCGATCGAAGAAGCGTTCTCAGTGCGCAATACCGCCTTCCTACCTAAGCTGTGGCTCGAAATACGGGACCACTCGACCCTCCCGAATCATCGCGCCAGCCACGTTGTTCCGGCGCTGCCCGCACGAGGCCGTTACCATTGGACCGTCAAAACGCTGTGCGTCTCGCGCGGGGAATTCCGGCTAGGTGGCCTCACCATCGTGAGCGGCGATCCGTTCGGGTTCTTCGTCTCGCCACGCGTGATCAAAGGCGAACGGCGCATTGTCGTCTTCCCTGAAGTCGTGTCGATGAAGCGGTTCGCGCTGCCTGCCGGTTTCGCATCGGGTGGCGAAACCCAGCGCAAACGCTCGCCAACCATTACGACCAATGCATCAGGCGTGCGCGACTACGTCCCCGGCGACAGCATCAACCGAATTCACTGGCGCAGCACGGCGCGCAAAGAAAAACTGATCGTCAAGGAGTTCGAGATCGATCCGATCGTCGACCTTTGGCTTTTCGCCGACTTTTCTGCGCAAACACTGGTTGAAGACCCGTCAATCCATCGCATCAACGGGATCGGCCCGATCATACCGCGCGCGCCGGGCATTCCGCCCTCGACCGAGGAGTACGTCGCCGTGTGCAGCGCATCGATCGCCACGCACTTTTTGAATAGCGACCGGTCGGTGGGCTTCATGGCTCACATCCCGACTCGGCGCGTCCTCCAGCCCGACCGGTCACGCCGACAGCTCAACGACATGCTTGAGGCGCTGTCTATTGCCCGCAGTCTGTCGGAGCAAACGCTTGAGCGCATGCTGCAAATGGAGACCCAGTACTTCACGCGCGGCACGACCTTGATCATCGTAACGGCATCGGTCGATCCGTCGTGGGTTCCGCGTGCTGCACGACTCCAGCGGCGCGGTATTCGCCCTTCGGTTGTTCTGGTCGATGCCGGGTCGTTCAACTCGCTTCTGACTGCCGAGCCTGTACGCGCCGCGCTGCGCAGCGCAGGTATCCCGTTCGTGGCGGTTCGCCGTGGCGACGACATTGGGTCCGTTCTGTCACAAAAGCCACAGTAG
- a CDS encoding MoxR family ATPase, with protein sequence MNDRATRTPGDVQNIVATVQTVAERIVQSVGQVIFGKRNEIRLTVLGLLSQGHILLEDIPGVGKTMLARALARSMGIRFSRIQFTPDMLPSDVTGVSIFNQESRQFEFRPGPIFAQIVLADEINRATAKTQSALLEAMEERQVTVDGHTYQMYDPFLIIATQNPIEYEGTFPLPEAQLDRFLIRIQLGYPSPAEELVVLSAQQYEHPINNMRQVVTVQELAAAQAAVRDVYVAEEIKRYIVEIVNATRNHPKVYLGASPRGSLALFRCSQTRAAMAGRDYVVPDDVKALAEVTLAHRIIANDRDENTRIIVQEVLQYTPVPGASAR encoded by the coding sequence ATGAATGATCGCGCAACCCGCACACCCGGAGACGTCCAAAACATCGTTGCGACAGTTCAGACTGTCGCCGAACGGATCGTACAGTCGGTAGGACAAGTCATCTTCGGGAAGCGCAACGAAATCCGCCTGACCGTCCTCGGACTACTCTCACAGGGCCACATTCTCCTCGAGGACATCCCCGGCGTGGGAAAGACCATGCTGGCGCGGGCGTTGGCGCGTTCGATGGGCATTCGGTTCAGCCGCATTCAGTTCACGCCGGACATGCTGCCCTCGGACGTCACCGGTGTCAGCATCTTCAATCAGGAGTCGCGTCAGTTCGAGTTTCGCCCGGGCCCCATTTTCGCCCAGATCGTACTCGCAGACGAGATCAACCGCGCGACTGCTAAGACCCAGTCGGCGCTCCTTGAAGCGATGGAGGAGCGGCAGGTCACGGTTGACGGTCATACCTACCAGATGTACGACCCCTTCCTCATCATCGCAACACAGAACCCGATCGAGTACGAAGGCACCTTCCCGCTTCCAGAAGCACAGCTCGACCGTTTCCTGATCCGTATTCAACTCGGATACCCGAGCCCGGCAGAAGAATTGGTTGTGCTGAGCGCCCAGCAGTACGAGCATCCGATCAACAATATGCGGCAGGTCGTCACAGTTCAGGAGCTGGCTGCCGCCCAAGCGGCGGTCCGCGATGTGTATGTTGCCGAGGAGATCAAACGGTACATCGTAGAGATCGTGAATGCGACGCGCAATCACCCGAAGGTGTACCTCGGCGCAAGCCCGCGTGGTTCGCTGGCGCTGTTCCGCTGCTCGCAGACCCGCGCCGCGATGGCCGGACGTGATTATGTCGTCCCCGACGATGTCAAGGCGCTCGCCGAAGTCACGCTCGCGCATCGCATTATTGCCAACGATCGCGACGAGAACACTCGGATCATCGTGCAAGAGGTCCTGCAATACACGCCGGTGCCGGGTGCTTCTGCCCGCTAA
- a CDS encoding roadblock/LC7 domain-containing protein — MAKSRTELMVDRLRDLHAAGPGMEASAVISVDGLSIASSLPVGVEEDRVSAMSAAMLSLGERISVELQRGMLEQVYVRGKKGLVVLVSVGSEAVLTSLVREDARLGLIFLEMRRAADDLAELI, encoded by the coding sequence ATGGCGAAATCGCGGACGGAGTTGATGGTAGATCGCTTGCGCGATCTGCACGCGGCCGGGCCCGGCATGGAAGCTTCCGCTGTGATCAGTGTCGATGGGTTGAGCATTGCCTCGTCGCTGCCTGTCGGCGTAGAGGAAGACCGTGTCTCTGCGATGTCTGCTGCGATGCTGTCGCTGGGCGAGCGCATTTCCGTGGAGCTTCAGCGTGGCATGCTCGAACAGGTTTATGTACGCGGGAAAAAAGGGCTGGTCGTCCTCGTTTCCGTAGGGAGCGAGGCGGTCTTGACTTCTCTTGTTCGGGAAGACGCCCGGCTCGGGCTGATCTTCCTTGAAATGCGCCGGGCAGCGGACGATCTCGCCGAGCTGATTTAA
- a CDS encoding CTP synthase, translated as MSNPKYVFLTGGVVSSVGKGVTAAAIGRILKARGLKVAIQKLDPYLNVDPGTMSPYQHGEVFVTSDGAETDLDLGHYERFIDEELNKTCNVTAGQVYSHIIGKERQGDYLGGTIQVVPHITNEIKRRIKMVSLDSSPDVVLVEVGGTVGDIEGQPFLEAIRQMRQNLPREDTCYVHVTFLPHIGATGELKTKPTQHSVRDLRSVGIQPHVIIARTDYPVSKDVTQKIALFCDVDESAVIPLVTTDLLYDVPLALEDAGLGDFIVKKLQLDRVAKTPALEDWRAMVRRMRQPRRTVRIGIIGKYVELHDAYMSVKEAVFHAASLLEAKADIAWIHSEKLERGRDLEELETLDGIIVPGGFGQRGIEGKVLAARYAREHKVPYLGLCLGMQTMCIEFARNVLHLEDANSAEFESTSEHNVIDLMLDQKDVTELGGTMRLGHYVCKLKPDTAAWEAYRKLESVSERHRHRFEFNNEYREAFEQAGMVFSGLSPNGTLVEIAEVGDHPYMLGSQFHPEFASRPNNPHPLFVGLVRSALQRQAMPQKPAVTEG; from the coding sequence ATGTCGAATCCGAAGTACGTATTCCTTACCGGCGGTGTGGTGAGTTCCGTAGGCAAAGGTGTCACGGCCGCTGCCATCGGACGAATCCTCAAGGCACGCGGCCTGAAGGTCGCCATACAAAAGCTCGACCCGTATCTCAACGTGGACCCTGGTACGATGAGCCCGTATCAGCACGGCGAGGTGTTCGTCACGTCCGACGGCGCCGAGACCGATCTCGACCTCGGGCATTACGAGCGGTTTATCGACGAAGAGCTGAACAAGACGTGCAACGTCACCGCTGGCCAAGTCTACAGTCACATCATCGGAAAGGAACGGCAGGGCGACTATCTCGGCGGAACCATCCAAGTCGTCCCGCACATTACGAACGAGATCAAGCGGCGAATCAAGATGGTCAGTCTCGACAGCAGCCCGGACGTGGTGCTCGTTGAAGTCGGCGGCACGGTCGGGGATATCGAAGGGCAGCCCTTCCTTGAAGCGATTCGTCAGATGCGCCAGAATCTCCCGCGCGAAGACACGTGCTACGTACACGTGACGTTTCTTCCCCATATCGGGGCGACAGGCGAGCTTAAGACCAAACCGACGCAGCACAGCGTGCGCGATCTACGCAGCGTCGGTATCCAGCCGCACGTCATCATCGCCCGGACCGACTATCCTGTCAGCAAGGACGTAACGCAGAAGATCGCGCTGTTCTGCGATGTCGACGAGTCCGCGGTTATCCCGTTGGTGACAACCGATCTGCTCTACGATGTACCGCTGGCCTTGGAAGATGCCGGTTTGGGCGATTTCATCGTCAAGAAGCTTCAGCTTGATCGTGTTGCCAAGACGCCCGCGCTCGAGGACTGGCGCGCGATGGTGCGGCGCATGCGCCAGCCAAGACGCACGGTCAGAATCGGGATCATCGGGAAGTACGTTGAGCTCCATGACGCGTACATGAGCGTGAAAGAGGCCGTGTTCCACGCGGCAAGCCTGCTCGAAGCCAAGGCGGATATCGCTTGGATTCACTCCGAGAAGCTGGAACGCGGGCGTGATCTCGAAGAACTTGAGACTCTCGACGGGATCATCGTTCCCGGCGGATTCGGTCAACGTGGGATCGAAGGTAAGGTCCTTGCCGCTCGGTATGCACGCGAACACAAGGTGCCGTACCTCGGGCTGTGCCTCGGCATGCAGACCATGTGCATCGAGTTCGCGCGCAACGTGCTGCACCTCGAGGACGCCAACAGTGCGGAATTTGAGAGCACGAGCGAACACAACGTGATCGACCTCATGCTCGATCAGAAGGACGTGACTGAGCTGGGCGGTACGATGCGACTGGGGCACTATGTGTGTAAGCTCAAGCCGGACACCGCCGCGTGGGAAGCCTATCGCAAGCTCGAGTCGGTCTCCGAGCGGCACCGTCATCGGTTCGAGTTCAATAACGAATACCGTGAGGCGTTCGAGCAGGCAGGCATGGTCTTCAGCGGCCTAAGCCCGAACGGCACCCTCGTTGAGATTGCCGAAGTCGGAGACCATCCGTACATGCTCGGGTCGCAGTTCCATCCCGAGTTTGCGAGCCGGCCCAACAACCCCCATCCGTTGTTTGTCGGCCTTGTCCGTAGTGCCCTGCAGCGTCAAGCGATGCCGCAGAAACCCGCCGTAACTGAAGGATAA
- the fabG gene encoding 3-oxoacyl-[acyl-carrier-protein] reductase, translating into MSLKDRVAIVTGASRGIGRAIAMDLAARGASVVVNYNASPGAANEVVEAIAAAGGNAIAVQANVSDEAQVEALFKAAIDTYGKVDILVNNAGTTRDNLIIRMKPEDFDAVIETNLRSAWLCCKAAIGAMMRKRYGRIINVSSVSGVVGQAGQTNYSASKAGMIGLTKSLAREYANRGITVNAVAPGFVLTDLTKDLPEDLVKQLNAVIPVGRWGTVEEVARAVAFFAAEDSAYVTGQVLNVDGGMAM; encoded by the coding sequence ATGAGTCTGAAGGATCGAGTAGCCATCGTAACTGGCGCGAGCCGGGGAATTGGGCGGGCGATCGCTATGGACCTCGCCGCGCGTGGCGCATCGGTGGTGGTCAATTACAACGCCAGTCCCGGTGCCGCAAACGAGGTTGTCGAGGCGATTGCGGCAGCAGGGGGAAACGCGATCGCCGTTCAAGCCAACGTGAGCGACGAGGCGCAGGTTGAGGCGCTGTTCAAAGCCGCAATCGATACCTACGGCAAGGTCGACATCCTCGTGAATAACGCCGGTACGACGCGCGACAACCTGATCATCCGCATGAAGCCCGAGGATTTCGACGCGGTGATCGAGACCAACCTCCGAAGCGCGTGGTTGTGCTGCAAGGCGGCAATTGGCGCGATGATGCGCAAGCGGTACGGCCGGATCATCAACGTGAGCAGTGTGAGCGGTGTGGTCGGGCAGGCGGGACAGACCAACTACAGCGCTTCGAAGGCCGGCATGATTGGCTTGACCAAGTCGCTGGCACGCGAGTACGCCAACCGCGGCATTACTGTCAACGCCGTCGCGCCCGGGTTCGTATTGACCGACCTGACGAAGGACCTCCCCGAAGACCTCGTCAAGCAGCTCAACGCGGTCATTCCTGTCGGACGGTGGGGAACGGTCGAAGAAGTCGCAAGAGCTGTCGCGTTTTTTGCCGCAGAAGATAGTGCGTACGTGACAGGGCAAGTGCTCAACGTCGATGGTGGCATGGCGATGTAG
- a CDS encoding methylmalonyl-CoA mutase family protein, which produces MTFDRDKLKQHQANREAWERETLGPTLDRLPERRDRFVTQSSVPINRLYTPADVPDLDYERDLGNPGEYPFTRGIHATGHRGRQWTMRMFAGFGTAEETNARFKYLISEGNMGLSVAFDLPTLMGYDTDAPEALGEFGSCGVAVSSLEDMEILFDGIPLEQVTTSMTINSPAAVLWAYYIAAAEKRGINPARLRGTLQNDILKEFIAQKEYIFPPRPSMRLVTDTIEYGTRHLPEWNTISISGYHIREAGSTAVQELAFTLADGLEYVRWGLERGLDIDEFAPRLSFFFNCHNDFFEEIAKMRAARRIWAREMRETFGARNPRSWFMRFHTQTAGVALTAQQPEVNVVRVAIQALAAVLGGTQSLHTNSLDEALALPSEHAVRIALRTQQVIAEETGVANTVDPLGGSYFVEALTDQIEAEVYAYFRRIEELGGVLPALDAGFFQQEIADASYRHQQELDRGERTIVGVNRYVTDEPLRIPILEMDPNGYQRQVERLQRLRERRDAGQVEQSLNRLRNACDDRSENLMPYLLDAARAYATLGETMAVMKQAFGLYQEPMSI; this is translated from the coding sequence ATGACGTTCGACCGTGATAAGCTGAAACAGCATCAGGCAAACCGCGAGGCATGGGAGCGCGAGACACTAGGTCCGACGCTTGACAGACTGCCTGAGCGGCGAGATCGTTTCGTCACACAATCGAGCGTGCCCATCAATCGGCTGTACACGCCCGCAGATGTGCCAGACCTCGACTATGAGCGCGATTTAGGCAACCCCGGAGAGTATCCATTCACGCGCGGGATTCACGCTACCGGGCACCGCGGGCGGCAGTGGACGATGCGTATGTTCGCCGGCTTTGGCACGGCAGAGGAGACCAACGCTCGCTTCAAGTATCTCATCTCGGAAGGCAACATGGGCCTGTCCGTGGCCTTCGACCTGCCCACCTTGATGGGGTACGATACGGACGCGCCAGAAGCATTGGGCGAGTTCGGGTCGTGCGGTGTCGCCGTGAGTTCCCTCGAGGACATGGAAATCCTGTTCGACGGTATCCCCCTCGAGCAGGTCACAACCAGCATGACGATCAACAGCCCGGCCGCCGTGCTGTGGGCCTACTACATCGCTGCGGCAGAAAAGCGCGGAATCAATCCGGCGCGGCTGCGCGGGACACTACAAAACGATATTCTGAAAGAGTTCATCGCGCAGAAAGAGTACATCTTCCCGCCAAGACCGTCGATGCGCCTTGTCACCGACACGATCGAGTACGGGACGCGGCATCTTCCCGAGTGGAACACGATCAGTATCAGCGGGTATCACATCCGCGAGGCAGGCAGTACGGCAGTGCAGGAGCTGGCCTTCACGCTTGCCGATGGGTTGGAGTATGTGCGCTGGGGTCTTGAGCGTGGTCTCGATATTGACGAGTTCGCGCCGCGTCTGAGCTTCTTCTTCAACTGCCACAACGACTTCTTCGAGGAAATTGCGAAAATGCGCGCGGCGCGCCGAATTTGGGCACGGGAGATGCGCGAGACGTTCGGAGCACGCAACCCGCGGTCATGGTTTATGCGCTTCCATACCCAGACCGCGGGCGTAGCGCTTACCGCACAGCAGCCGGAAGTGAACGTAGTCCGGGTGGCAATTCAGGCGCTCGCAGCGGTCCTTGGAGGTACACAGTCACTGCATACCAACAGCTTGGACGAGGCATTGGCCCTGCCAAGCGAACACGCGGTTCGGATCGCGCTGCGTACTCAGCAAGTCATCGCCGAGGAGACTGGCGTCGCGAACACCGTCGATCCGCTCGGCGGGAGCTACTTTGTCGAGGCGCTGACCGATCAGATCGAAGCCGAGGTCTACGCCTATTTCCGGCGAATCGAAGAGTTGGGCGGCGTGCTTCCCGCCCTCGATGCCGGGTTCTTCCAGCAGGAAATCGCCGACGCAAGTTACCGGCATCAGCAGGAATTGGATCGCGGCGAACGCACGATTGTCGGCGTCAATCGGTACGTGACCGATGAACCATTGCGTATCCCGATTTTGGAGATGGATCCGAACGGCTATCAGCGTCAAGTCGAACGCCTGCAGCGCCTGCGCGAACGGCGCGATGCGGGGCAGGTCGAGCAGTCGCTCAACCGGCTTCGCAACGCGTGCGACGATCGAAGTGAGAATCTGATGCCGTACCTGCTTGATGCGGCGCGCGCCTATGCGACGCTCGGTGAGACGATGGCCGTGATGAAGCAGGCATTTGGTCTGTATCAGGAGCCGATGTCGATCTGA
- the polA gene encoding DNA polymerase I has translation MPRMILIDGHAVAYRQFFALPVESMSTRGGEPTNAVFGFTRILLDILQKDRPDYLAVSFDMGLSGRDALFEEYKGTREKMPDELRSQLERIDEVVRAFNIPVLTLDGYEADDVIGTATLQAEAQDVASRIITGDRDLLQLLSDHVTVQLPSRGGPDEIWDVGKFVEKYGLQPGQLVDLKALMGDSSDNIPGVRGIGEKGATNLLQTYGSLDAVYAAVDEFKGALGKKLVEGRDMAYISQRLARIQRDVPITLDLNKCVAHDYDASVVLSVFEALNFRSLRDRLIKISTPTQQTLFGDMETPAAASDEPAALDFEPPARAADVVETVVVRSEAALASMIEDLRARGEIAVDTETTSLDAMIAELVGISLSGDGVRAYYIPVGHTATAQLPLETVVRALKPVLEDPQIPKYMHNVTYDLVVLRRHGIDVRPIAMDTMVAEWLLNPISRNLGLKDLTFARLRDDNNRPIFMTPISDLIGTGKKAISFSDVDVEQAAPYAAADAAMTLRLEQQLSREIAEGGLKEVHEALELPLLPVVVSMEQAGVVLDTGFLAQMSERLGEQLAGLEQHIYELAGTTLNINSPQQLSDLLFGKLGLPTKGIGKTSLGYTTNAAVLDELRDAHPVVGAILEYRELSKLKGTYVDALPALINPYTGRVHTSYNLTGTSTGRLSSSNPNLQNIPIRTEVGREVRRAFIAPEGHVLLSVDYSQIELRVLAHISGDDTLKQAFYDGQDIHRATAAAVNGIPLEDVTYEQRSFAKRVNFGLIYGMGAFRLARDSGLTLAEAEDFIRRYFARLPKVQEYIQVAKERARSPEGLKTLAGRSRTFPALLNPRASRQMVQAEERAAINLPIQGSAADIINLAMIKLYRALAAERLQSVMILQVHDELVLEVPEDELGRIKPLVVDTMESSYQLDPPLKANAEVGTNWRDME, from the coding sequence ATGCCGCGGATGATCCTGATCGACGGTCATGCGGTTGCGTACCGGCAGTTCTTTGCGCTGCCCGTCGAAAGCATGTCCACGCGCGGGGGAGAGCCGACTAATGCCGTCTTCGGGTTCACGCGCATCCTGCTTGACATCCTGCAGAAAGACCGGCCCGACTACCTTGCGGTGAGCTTCGACATGGGGCTGAGCGGGCGCGACGCGCTGTTCGAGGAGTACAAGGGAACGCGCGAGAAAATGCCGGACGAACTCCGGTCGCAGCTCGAGCGTATCGATGAAGTCGTGCGTGCCTTCAATATCCCTGTATTGACGCTGGATGGCTACGAGGCCGACGACGTTATCGGTACGGCAACCCTGCAGGCTGAAGCGCAAGACGTGGCGTCGCGGATAATCACGGGCGACCGAGATCTGCTCCAGCTTCTCAGTGACCACGTTACAGTTCAGCTGCCGTCGCGCGGGGGGCCGGACGAGATCTGGGATGTCGGCAAGTTCGTCGAGAAATATGGGCTGCAGCCGGGGCAGTTGGTGGACCTCAAGGCGCTCATGGGCGATTCCTCCGACAACATTCCCGGTGTGCGAGGCATCGGTGAGAAGGGCGCTACGAACCTCCTGCAAACGTATGGGTCGCTCGATGCCGTCTACGCGGCAGTCGATGAGTTCAAAGGCGCGCTGGGGAAGAAGCTGGTCGAAGGGCGCGACATGGCGTACATCAGCCAGCGCCTAGCGCGCATCCAACGTGACGTGCCAATCACGCTCGATCTCAACAAATGCGTGGCACACGACTACGATGCCTCTGTCGTGCTCTCGGTGTTCGAAGCCCTGAACTTTCGTTCTCTGCGGGACAGGCTCATCAAGATTTCGACCCCGACGCAGCAAACACTGTTCGGCGACATGGAAACACCTGCCGCAGCATCGGACGAACCCGCCGCGCTGGACTTTGAGCCGCCCGCGCGCGCGGCCGACGTGGTCGAGACGGTGGTCGTTCGAAGCGAAGCCGCGCTTGCCTCGATGATCGAGGACTTGCGGGCGCGGGGTGAAATCGCCGTCGATACCGAGACTACCAGCCTCGACGCGATGATCGCCGAACTCGTCGGTATTTCGCTTTCAGGGGACGGGGTGCGTGCGTACTACATCCCCGTCGGGCACACGGCGACGGCACAGCTTCCGCTGGAGACCGTCGTTCGGGCGCTCAAGCCGGTGCTGGAGGACCCGCAAATCCCCAAGTACATGCACAACGTGACTTACGATCTCGTCGTCTTGCGCAGGCATGGCATCGACGTTCGCCCGATCGCGATGGACACGATGGTCGCCGAGTGGCTCCTCAACCCGATCAGCCGCAATCTGGGGCTGAAAGACCTCACGTTTGCGCGCCTGCGCGACGATAACAACCGTCCGATCTTCATGACGCCGATTTCCGACCTGATCGGCACGGGAAAGAAGGCGATCTCATTCAGCGATGTCGATGTCGAGCAAGCGGCGCCGTATGCCGCGGCCGACGCCGCCATGACACTGCGCCTTGAACAGCAGCTTTCGCGTGAGATTGCCGAGGGCGGGCTCAAGGAAGTCCACGAGGCACTTGAACTGCCGCTGCTGCCCGTCGTCGTGTCGATGGAACAGGCCGGCGTGGTGCTCGACACCGGATTTCTTGCGCAGATGAGCGAGCGCCTCGGCGAGCAGTTGGCCGGGTTGGAGCAGCACATCTACGAACTCGCCGGAACGACCCTGAACATCAACAGCCCGCAGCAGCTCAGCGATCTGCTGTTCGGCAAGCTCGGTCTCCCTACCAAGGGCATCGGTAAGACCTCGCTGGGCTACACGACGAATGCCGCCGTACTGGACGAACTGCGCGACGCGCACCCCGTTGTGGGCGCCATCCTCGAGTACCGCGAGTTGTCGAAGCTCAAGGGGACGTACGTCGACGCCCTGCCCGCGTTGATTAACCCGTACACCGGACGTGTTCACACCAGCTACAACCTTACCGGGACCAGTACGGGGCGTTTGTCGAGTAGCAACCCGAATTTGCAGAACATCCCGATCCGCACCGAGGTCGGGCGGGAAGTCCGCCGGGCCTTCATCGCGCCTGAGGGCCATGTGCTGCTGTCGGTCGACTATAGCCAGATCGAACTGCGGGTGCTAGCGCACATCAGCGGCGACGATACGCTGAAGCAAGCATTTTACGACGGCCAAGACATTCACAGGGCCACTGCCGCCGCCGTGAACGGGATACCGCTGGAAGACGTCACCTACGAGCAGCGCAGCTTTGCCAAGCGGGTGAACTTCGGCCTTATTTACGGCATGGGCGCGTTCCGCCTCGCCCGAGACAGTGGCTTGACGTTGGCTGAAGCCGAAGACTTCATCCGGCGGTATTTTGCGCGCCTTCCCAAAGTGCAGGAATACATTCAGGTGGCGAAGGAACGCGCACGGTCACCCGAAGGGCTTAAGACCCTCGCCGGGCGTAGCCGCACATTTCCCGCGCTGCTCAATCCACGGGCAAGCCGGCAAATGGTTCAGGCCGAGGAGCGCGCGGCGATCAATCTTCCCATTCAGGGGAGCGCTGCCGATATCATCAACCTCGCTATGATCAAGCTGTACCGCGCACTGGCCGCGGAACGATTGCAGTCGGTGATGATCTTGCAGGTGCACGACGAGCTTGTACTGGAAGTCCCTGAGGATGAACTTGGGCGGATCAAGCCATTGGTCGTCGACACGATGGAATCGTCGTATCAGCTCGACCCGCCGCTCAAGGCCAATGCCGAGGTCGGAACGAACTGGCGAGACATGGAGTGA